ACCTAAACCATGCTGGGCATAACCACTGATCATAGAATTCCACATAACAATATCCTTTGAAGAAAACTTATCAAAAACTAACTTTGCTTTAGGAAGATCGCCACATTTAATATACATTGTAAGCAAAACAGAGGAAACATATACAGCTTCATCAAACCGAGACCTCACCAACTGGGCATGAACCTGCCTACCATGATCCAGACTTGCCAAACTGGCACAAACAGAAAGAATAGTAATCAAAGATGGAAATTTCGGCCTAATGCCCTCTTTTTGCATCAATATGAACAAATCAAGTGCTTTCAGTTCAAATCCTTTCCTCTCATAAACCTTAATCATTGCACTCCATGTCGCATCATCCTTAACCTTCATTTGATTAAATACCCTCCTTGCTTTTGCCACTTCTCCATTTTGGCCGAACCCAAGAATCAACGCATTGCCTGTGACGACTGATTTCACAGGCATTGCCTCGAAAAGTTCCAAAGCTGCTTCTATCCTTCCACACTGTGTATAACCCATCAACATAGCTGTCCATGACACCTCATTCTTCACAGGCATCACTTCAAAAAGCTTCCTAGCAACATCCACACGATTATTCTGCACATAACCCGTAATCATAGTAGTCCAAGCTACCACGTTTCTCCATGGCATCTCATCAAAAATCTCTCTCGCGTCACTCAAACGTCCTTCTTTACAATATCCCGCTATCATATTAGTCCTAGCAACCACATCCTTTTCCGGCATCATATCAAACAACCTACGCGCCTCATCAATCCGACCTTCGTGAATGAGTCCACCTAACATCACTGTCCATGAAACCACGTTCTTTTCGGGCATTAACCAAAACAGGGACACTGCCTCCCCCATCATACCCTCTTGAACATGCCCCCGAATCATGGCAGTCCATGAAACTACATTGCGTTCCGGCATTTTATCAAACACTTCCCTAGCTTCAGTAACCATTCCATTTTTTATATACCCAGAAATTAAACCATTCCAAGAAACGATGTTTTTCTCCGGCATTTTGTTGAATAGAAGCAGGGCCTCATCAGGTTGGTTGTTCTGAAAGTAGCCAGCAATGATAGAGTTCCAGGAATCGACTGTTTTGTTGGGTAATTCATCGAACACTTGACGGGCATTCTCGATTTGACCCACACGACCAAGTTGGGCTATCCGATATCTGGTTACGACCGGAAAACTAGTAGAATACGCTCTACATGTGTTTAAGAGAAACCGCATAGATGAGTAAGAAAGCTTTGGCTTTTTCCAGAtgctgaaattaaattaaagctttttGGCAcagaaattataaaacaaatcacGACTGGAAGGTGCTACGTTTGCATTGGCAGAGGCGATTAGTAAATTTAGCTTGATAGTTAAACTTCAGTCACACAGATTCAGACCCAAAAAACATATTCTATATCTAACAGTGTCGCCCGGCGTTCCTAAAGTTTAAAAGGAAACCTAACCGCATCATTTGAAGTCTCTCTCCTCTCCCGTTGTTTTCTTTATGAGGCATTtacatatatcaaattttagataattttgtttttttatttttattttatccaaaTACTGAAATTTTAGTGCTTTTTGTTTTggttgaaataaaatgattaaaaatattaaaagaattaaacttacttaaaaataaataaattctataataagaacattttaataaaatatatcttgTAGACAATATTACATCTTTCAACcagatgaatcaaataaatacatATCTAATAATATACAAAGAAATCTGACATTTCCAAATCCTATTATCCGAAATAATCTTACATATTAAGCAAAAGCTTATTAACATTAGATAACAAGTGCATATGAATAATTCtatcataataattataattccaAAAATGCTGGGTGGGTAAGGCCAGTTTCGTAccattaaacaaaaattaaagtcttctttttttattttgcttaacAATAAGATTTCAtagaatataatttatatatcataattttagggataaaataaaatatatcttgAATGGTTTAAATCTCGAAATTtcgaattataatttataatcataaaatttaggTCTTCAAACCCGAGAAAAATGATATATGTACATAAGTGTTGTTGATATTATAACATAACGTACGATTACAAACAGAAGTTAATGTTAACaatcaaaccaaataaatttaacagCATCATAAAATCTGTCCATTTTAAAAAGCAAggacagaaaaaagaaaaagacacaACTTTAAGCAGCAGAGGGGGCGTTAATATATTGAACAACGCAAGCATCTGACATAGCTGCCAAAAATGGTTCTAGCCCTGTTTGTTCATCTTCTGCTTCACCGTAACCCACAGCATTTGCGTAGTCAAGCGACTCGTCATTGTAAATGTCCCACCATTTTGTTACCAGCGTCTTAATGTCTTTCCTGTCCATGTTATCTTCTTTACCAGTAAATCTCCAGGGCTTGGACCCAGCTGCACAGTAGTGAACAACCTTCACTTTTTCTAGCTCAATGTTCTCTGGGTGGCGCCATAGCATGGCCATCACCAAGTTGTAAATTGGTGGAATGGGTCTGTATATGTCCCTGAAATACATGTTCAGATAATCCTGCACACATTGATCAGGAATGATCAGTTAGACACAggaaattaattacttaatataaaatgacttaattaagaacttaattttcttttacctgCTCAGCAAAAGGGGTAGGAGGGGTAACTTTGAGTGTTGTCAAGAGGTCGCCATAGACAGAAAGGTTTGGTTCATATACGAACATTCCAGCATTGAAGTAAAGAGGAGGCTTAGGACCCAACCGAGAAGGCCACTGAACCTTATCAGGGCACTGCTGGCAATAGCCAATCTTGTACTGTGGGGTGTGGCTCCATGTTTTCTCACAGAAGCAATCCATCACAGCATAAAAGTAGCCATCTTCCATGTCAAACAAGTGATCTATATTATCAAACACTTGGATGTCTCCGTCCAAATATATCATCTTGGAAAACTCCACAAACTGCAATTTCAAGTTGTATATTAAATGCACACGTGGCAAAAATCCCatcaaaagcaaaagaaaaaaaaaagttacgtGTAAAATAGTATCACATGCAAAACTACATACCTCCCAGATACGTAGCTTGGAATAGTTGATGACATAGTAGGCCATGGCAAACTGGGTCTGGTTCTCAGGTGGGTAAACAGGGTCGATCTCCTTGACTATGCACCCCTGATCCACTAGGATCTTCTTGTGGTCATCTGGAACGTCGGGTAAGACCGCCACCACAAGTGGGTACTTGCTCTTAACCTTCCTCAGCCCCTTGGCTAACCCAACCACGCCCTTAACGTAGTCCCCGTTCCCTGCCAAGAATGTAACAAAAGCCCTTTTGGGAGAGCTTGGGCGAACAGTCTTGGCGGTGGCAACACCTTCCATGATTGAAATAGGAAAAAGAGGGTATGGGTGTTGTTTTTAGTGATTACAAAGTGTTCTGAAAGTGCAAGAGAAGCTTGTTTTTTTGCCTTTGAGTGAGAGTAAGAATGGTATTGCTTGCTTGATGGAGAACCCATGAAGGAGAGGGGGTGTTTATATAGGAATCAGATTTGTTTACTGTActcaaaaagagaaaagaaaatatataatataataaagttaaaagaaatggagtcTCCTTCCATCCATTGAAAGCAGATGTTTGACTGTGAGGTGAGACTAATTGATTGTTTGACCAACAGCTTTAAGAGTAAGAGAGAAGGCGTTTTTTGCTAGTTACGATTAGAGATTAATTTTATGGAAAATGGACGGTGCACGAAAATGATAGGAAGGAAACGtcgaatttattaaattatatttatttaaacttaattaatttattaatattatttataaatttcaataaaaattaaattgattaaaaatattttcccatgtaaaattaatatatattttaaaaatctcacCATAGACATGGAATCATGTATTGAGAAAGGGCAcatgtataaaatatgtttaagaaaaataatgcaTCAGTCATAAAAGAATCACAACAtaacaattagataaaaaacaaaattttaagaaattagaaaacaaaataatatatactttaaacaaaaataaataaataaaggaaaattttgttttagtaatttacttttaatttcttggaAAAATTCAACCTTTTATCATGAAATTTACATCCCAACAAAATAGATTTTTGGGAATTGAGTACTTTGCACCGTACCAAACTGGCTCTATGTTTAAGGTATGATTATATTAGAATATACgtaaattcaataataattaaaataattttataatattagattttattatttttaaaaattactggataaaaaatgaaaataacatataataacaaagtaattaataaaatataactatatattttatttaaaacattcatttatttttatccagcctcaataaaataactaaataattttaataagtcAAAGAagaatttggatttttttcctATATATACTATAGCGAAGttacaatattcattttcacattttctGAACACATAGTACCCTCTATTTGaagcatttattttaaattaggtaaattattttttaagttatttcatgttttctatttaaaacttctttttataattttgcatgttaaatataatatttattttaaacaaattgcctctttattttgatattttacttcatggaattaatttttaattttataatattaaaattattaaaatttaaaattttaagcttaaaatatagtttaaaaagcacatattaataatatttatcaaattaaatttatatttttcaaatataataagagttaattcattcattaattaaagtaaaacaaagataaatacaaaaaaacaattttaacaattttagcattaaaaaattaatttaacaatatatataataaatagcatgtaagaaattattaataatattatttaaatttgtaatagattaatatcaatattcaatatttttatattattttaatattaaatatttttaaaattaatataactcgttctaaatttattaaataattttaaaaatattttataattacattacttttcaatttattaacgatttttgaagaaattcattaaatttttataaaaaatattatatatttaatatacacAACTGATCTATGTATCGCACGACTatcaatttaattgaataatattaattaacaacGAACCCAAATTATCCCTATAAAAAGTAAACACCTAATCAACAGGTCACAACTTAGTATTCAACcctattaatttatttgaatattctTAATTAACACCTCAATAATGTTATAGAAGTACAAGAACAGAGACAGATACAGGGGGCTGGCAGGGCCCAgacccccctaaaatggaaaatttctatttaggctcttaaaatttttttaaaaattttaaagtagtaaaggtaaaattatactttgccccctaaaattataaaaatttgatttaatctttaaaaaatataaagatatagactataaaaaattaaaatttcatttggcCCCCTAAAAAATTATCCTGGCTTAGCCCCTTGAGTCAATATATGCAGGATTATATTTCATTGAGGGTCTCTTTAGATTCTACTGAAGCTGTATTTTACAGCTTTCAGTAGAAACCTCACCCATTGAAAGTACTATATGGTATTGAGGTGAAATTCTCCAAATATACAAATGATTTTCAGTTGGAGGTGAATGATTAGTGGCGCAAAAGCTCTCCCAATGAAAATCGTTATCTACTTCAACCttttcattgcaatttaaaacaagtttaaaatgaaaatgtggATGTACGTGATCATCATAAAAACATGAGTTTtgtacaaattaaatatatattacataatataaatataaatttgtacttataaaaagtgaatattatatattatattttatttatataatttttattattcaataattaattttaatattaatattatcttaattattatttaacaaaagtttcattttaataatgtaaatatattttaattaattattatattataaatacattttattgtaatatttaatataGTGCGTTTCAATCCTCACCGCTTTTCGTGTTTTATCAACTATAATATTTAATCTTGTCAATTCAATAACTAATCATCTAATCTAATTAATTAGTAGTATTgctttttatacaatatttggAACTATCCATTATCTCactcaacccttaaataggaagataaacGCACTTAAGTATACTCGAACCCATGTCCTTCTACACCAACAataatactaatactaataGAGTTAAAACTCAGCtgagttattattattgtttttaatatcaCGGATTTTccata
The Gossypium raimondii isolate GPD5lz chromosome 8, ASM2569854v1, whole genome shotgun sequence DNA segment above includes these coding regions:
- the LOC105792453 gene encoding pentatricopeptide repeat-containing protein At1g56690, mitochondrial, producing MRFLLNTCRAYSTSFPVVTRYRIAQLGRVGQIENARQVFDELPNKTVDSWNSIIAGYFQNNQPDEALLLFNKMPEKNIVSWNGLISGYIKNGMVTEAREVFDKMPERNVVSWTAMIRGHVQEGMMGEAVSLFWLMPEKNVVSWTVMLGGLIHEGRIDEARRLFDMMPEKDVVARTNMIAGYCKEGRLSDAREIFDEMPWRNVVAWTTMITGYVQNNRVDVARKLFEVMPVKNEVSWTAMLMGYTQCGRIEAALELFEAMPVKSVVTGNALILGFGQNGEVAKARRVFNQMKVKDDATWSAMIKVYERKGFELKALDLFILMQKEGIRPKFPSLITILSVCASLASLDHGRQVHAQLVRSRFDEAVYVSSVLLTMYIKCGDLPKAKLVFDKFSSKDIVMWNSMISGYAQHGLGEEALEIFQSMFSTGMVPDDVTFVGVLTACSYTGKVKEGLDIFESMKSKYMVEPKTEHHACMVDLLGRAGKINEAVNIIEKMPMEADAAVWGSLLGACRTHAKLDLAEVAAKKLLVIEPENAGPYILLSNIYASQGKWNDVAELRKNMRARSVKKSPGSSWIEVEKIVHMFTTGDIRAHPEHSMIMKMLENLDVLLREAGYNPDGNFVLHDVDEEEKLYSLRYHSEKLAVAYGLLKVPKEIPIRVMKNLRVCGDCHTAIKLIAKVTEREIILRDANRFHHFKDDICSCRDYW
- the LOC105792455 gene encoding galactinol synthase 2; translation: MEGVATAKTVRPSSPKRAFVTFLAGNGDYVKGVVGLAKGLRKVKSKYPLVVAVLPDVPDDHKKILVDQGCIVKEIDPVYPPENQTQFAMAYYVINYSKLRIWEFVEFSKMIYLDGDIQVFDNIDHLFDMEDGYFYAVMDCFCEKTWSHTPQYKIGYCQQCPDKVQWPSRLGPKPPLYFNAGMFVYEPNLSVYGDLLTTLKVTPPTPFAEQDYLNMYFRDIYRPIPPIYNLVMAMLWRHPENIELEKVKVVHYCAAGSKPWRFTGKEDNMDRKDIKTLVTKWWDIYNDESLDYANAVGYGEAEDEQTGLEPFLAAMSDACVVQYINAPSAA